The following DNA comes from Nitrospirota bacterium.
CTGAGCAGAGGCGGTCGCGCGGCGCAACCGTCGTAACCGGCAATCGAAGGAGTGTCACCATGGTTTGGAGACGATCGCTTCAACACAAGCGCGCGAAACCGAAACGGAAGGTCAAACTGGAACGCTTGGGCCTGGGAGCATTGGAACAGCCGGTTGTTCCGATGGATGAGATCCGGCGACAAGGCCTGCTGCTGGCGGGTCGCACTCTCGGACTCAGCGTCCGACCCCAACACCCGGTCCCAAGCGGGCCCGCGGTTCGCTCGGCCAGGCCGGCTGCAGCCACTCGACGCGGCCGGCGGGACTCCGCACAGTAAGAGCCGTGACTTGTTGTTGGTGTTTCAGGTTGCTTTTCGCTCTAGCTCCTGTTACAGTGTGCCATGGTTCATCGCGTCGGGCCTCGTGGTGAATCGGTCAAACGGAAGGCCCGTCACTGATGTTGTTTTGTCCGGGAATCTGATCGGAAGCCAGACCCAAGCCGCTCCATCGTTCGCGTCTTTGGCCCGTTCCTTCCTATCGACTCATTGTTCTCGCGTCTAAGACATCATCACTACCATAAAAGGAGGAACCCCCATGGGTTCGAAGTTGTATGTCGGTGGCTTGCCCTATGCGGCTACCGAGCCGCAGTTGCATGACTTGTTCGCCCAGCACGGCACCGTCGAGTCGGCGCGCGTGATTACGGACAAGTTCACGGGACAGTCACGGGGTTTCGGCTTCGTTGAAATGTCCACCGCAGAGGAGGCTAATGCCGCGATCGCCGCGTTGAACGGTTCGCAGCTCGACGGCCGCACGTTGACGGTGAACGAAGCGAAGCCGCAAGAGTCGCGTTCAGGCGGCGGCCGTTTCAGCAGTGGCCGTAGCGGCGAGCACCGCAACCGCAACCGCTTCTAACGGCGCAGGCCGAGAAGCACAGTGAATAGGAGGGGCGTCTCGACCGAGACGCCCCTCTGCACAATCACTTCTGTATGTAAGGGCTATCCTGATGACATCTCTTTCGCTCTCCACTAAACCGCTTCCTCGACCCTGGAATTATGGCACCGCGTTTCTGTTCAGCCTCGTCAGCCTCGGCGCTCTGATCGGGGTTCCCGTCTTCGCGTATCTCTACGACTACACGTGGGTGGATTGGACCATGTTCGGACTCCTGTATGTCGTCACCGGTTTGGGTATTACGGTCGGGTACCACCGCATGGCGGCTCACCGCAGCTTCGACTGCCCCAATTGGGTCAAGGCCGGGCTGTTGATCGCCGGCGGTTGGGCGCTGGAAAACTCCGCGCTGAAGTGGGCGTCGGACCATATTCGCCACCATGCCCATTGCGACCGCGAGGCGGATCCGTACAACGCCCAGCGAGGATTTTGGTACAGTCACTGCGGGTGGTTGTTCTTCGACGATCCCTATGCGGACGACAAGTATGCGTCCCGCTTGCGGCAGGATCGGGTCGTCCTGTGGCAACACAGGTACTACCTACCCATCGTGCTCTCCGGCCTCGCCCTCACGTTCTTGGTCGGGTTTCTCTACAACGGATGGGTCGGCGGAATGGGATGCTTCCTGTTAGCGGGCGTGGGGCGGACGTTCGCGGTGCTGAACTCCACGTTTTGCATCAATTCCATCTGCCATCTCTGGGGCAACCAGCCACACGGCCAGTCCGACTCGAGCCGGGATAGTTGGTGGATCTCCCTGCTGACTTTCGGCGAGGGCTACCACAACTACCACCACACGTATCAAAGCGACTACCGGAACGGCCCCCGCTGGTATAACTTCGATCCTTCAAAGTGGGTGATCTTCACGCTCTCTCTCCTCGGCCTAGCCACCTCGTTACGCAGGGCCTCTGCCGAAACCAACTAAAAAGCGGCCATCTTGAGGAAACCGGCCGCTGGTTTTCCCCGGCCCGTGCGACGTCGGTCGAATCGCCTGGCGGTTCCATATCCGCCATCAGCACCACGCCGGTCACCACCGTCACTGACCGCCAAGGCGATGGCGCTGGATTCGAGTCCCTGGCGGCTCACCAAACCGACGCGCGACGTCGATAGCTCACAACATCTCAGCACCTCCCACCGCCTTATCCTGCCGTTCGCAGGACGATTGCTGGGGCGATGGGTAGGCGTGTTCTTGTCTCGTGACGGCCTCTCGGTGCTTCTGATCCGGTATCCGGTAAGCTTCCGCAAGTCTGCGACCCTGGAAAATCATTGAACTATCACAGACCTCCAAATATAGGTTGACTTCACCACGCTGCCCGCGTAGGGTGAACACATGACGTATTGAGCTACGCTGACTTTCCTATCCTCGCGCTTCCCGCTTCCTCCCTGCGCGACTGATTCCCCGGTCTCCGCCGCTTCTACGCCAGAGTCTCCCTGTCGTTGTCTTTCGTTGCCGTCAACGGAGAACGACCTGGACGCCGATCACATGATCGATAGCCGGGAAAAGAGCGGTTTTGACATTCGGACAGATCCGTGGAAGGGGGTGAACGCGATGTATCCGATTCTCGCGCTGCTGGGAATCATGTTGCTGACTTGGGGGGCGGCCGTGTGGGCTACCTTTCGGGAGGAGAAGCCATAAGCCGGGGAGCCGCCTCTCAGGAGGGCACGGTCAACCGGCCGGGTGCATCGAGGCATGCGGACGCGTCGTACGCGCAGGGGCGTCCTTCTTCCGCAGTCGAATGACAACACAGAGGAGCATCATGAGTGCCGTCCAGACCTTTGTTCAGCAGGTCACGCACTCTCCGTTCACCGCCGCCGCGCTGTTCTTTGGCGGGGCTGTGGTCGCGGCGACGCTGTACACCTACGTGTATGACTACAAGGAGTGGCCCGACCGGGACTAGGCGCCCTCGTCTCCTCCCCGGCCGCGGAGACGTTGGCGGAGGATCCGGCGCAGAAGACATCACCAGACACAGGAGGGCAAGATGAACCAGGAGCCATTCACAGCGAGTTGGGACCAACATCAAGGATACGAAGAGGAACAACCTACGCCCTGGATGGTTCAAGGGCACCAGACCATAAGAACGAGGAGAGCGGTCGAATCCCACAGCGCCGCAGCGAAGCCGGAAGGCGGAGACGGAGGACAAGTTATGAGATGCATCGTCATCAATAAGAGCGACGGGGACTTTTGCCTGAGCCACAAGGCGTTTCTGCGACTGCGAGACCTGGGGCAACGAGAGGCGCTCAAGGAACCAGACTTTGGTACATATCGGCTCGCAAGCGCGACTCTACAGGAGCCGACTTTGAATCGGTATGGCACACTCATCCCCCGGGATGATCAGAAACTCGTGAGGGTGGTGGTGGAACTCGGCGCTCAGGCAAACGGTCACGGTGTCGACCTGAAGATTGTAGAAATTCCGAACGATGTCAAATGGGAGATCGAGAAGGTTGGCGGCACGGAACATGTGAGCGAAGCGCATCTGACCGAAGCGCATCGCACTTGGCACTGCGCATGAACGTCACAGTGAACGATCTCGCCGCTGATTGTGCCCCTTCCCTAAAGAAAAGGAATTGGTCCTGGCACAAGACGCTCTGGACCGCGAGGAGTTGGGGGAATGTTCTTCACGATGCCGGCAAATCTGCCCAGCTTATAAGGATCAAGATCTCGGAGGTGCACACTGTCTCTTTCACGCGGGTCATTTCTTGAAGGCCACCGGACTCTTGCGTGCCTCGAATCACAACGATACAATCAGCGCCGGGTAGGACGCGTTGATGGCACCCAAACACCCCAGGCCGTTCAATCCTAAAACCTTCCTCACCAGAGTCGGCAGCGGCAAAACGATCCTGCAGTGTCGGAAGAAACAGATTATCTTTTCGCAAGGTGACGCGGCGGATTCCGTGTTTTATATCCAGGAGGGCAAGGTCAAACTCACCGCCGTCTCCCAGCAAGGCAAAGAAGCCGTGATCGCCTTGCTGGAGCGCGGAAACTTTTTTGGGGAACCCTGCCTCGTTGGACAGCCTGTTCGCCTGACGACCGCGACCGCACTGGAAACGTCCACGATCGTTCGTATTGAAAAACCCGCCATGATCCGCATGCTCCACGACGAGCCCGCATTCTCAGAGCTATTCATGTCCTACCTGCTTTCCCACAACATTCGAATTCAAGAGGACTTGGTCGATCAGCTCTTCAATTCAGCCGAGAAGCGGTTGGCGCGGGTGTTGCTGTTGCTGGCGCATTTCGGGAAAGAAGGCAAGCCGGAGCCGGTCATCGCGAAGATCAGCCAGGAAACGCTGGCCGAAATGATCGGTACCACGCGGTCACGAGTCAGCTTCTTCATGAACAAGTTCAGGAAGCTGGGCTTCATCGACTATAACGGTGGATTGCACGTGCACAGCTCCCTCCTCAATATCGTCTTGCACGACTAGCATTCTCTCTTAGACATCGTTGACTTCGAGCAGCGCGAGGGCCGGTGCCTTCCTCCTCATTTCCTCAAAACTGAGCAATTTTGAACAGACCGAAATCTGTCTTGTCGGATAGATTTACCTTCAATACCGACACGATTGGTCTTTCATGCCTAACCATAGGCTACGGGTTCACCATACCGCCGTCTTAGGGCTTCTGCTTCACTCGGCCTTTGGCGTGCAAGGCTGCTTGGCCATTACGTGGCTGGGCGCGGTCGGGATCGATATGACCCGGACCAGTGACATTGAGTTCCGGTCATTCGAGAACTCGTGGGCGGTCGCACCGCAAGAGCGGCACCACCTGGGATTGGTGAAGAGCGTCGCGGTGATGCCGTTCGTCGGAGATCCGGCAATGGCTGAGCGGTGGATTGCTGTCCTTCAACACATGACCGATCTTCGCGTGGTAAGCCTGTCCGGCGCGACTCGGCAGGGGCATCTGAATGTAAACCCCGACTTTTCCCACAGGTCGGCCGACCGCGGGCAGATAGAGCTGGCGAAACGGATCAGCGCGGAGTTTCAGGTGGATTGCGTGCTGTTCGGGAGTGTGGCCGATCACGAGGCGCAGAGGCGTCTTGCGGGATTAAAGGAGAGTTCCCTGCGGAGGCTCTACCTGCATCTGATAAGCGCAGAAGGGAGCCTCTTGTGGAAGACCGAGCTCCCTTACACGATTGTGAAGGGGGCCAAGGACCTCGATGAGGAAATGGTGACACACGCTCTCCTGACTCGTGTGCTGGCCCAGGCCAACGAGGTTGGGTTAGCGGAATTGGGAGCGGGACACCAGCAGGCTGCATCACGATTCTTGCGCGACGGGTCCGACCATCAACAGACACAGCTTTCACCGGCGGTCGAGCGTCCTTGACGGTCATGGCACTTCTTCACAATCGAGCACGTTTGACCGGATTGCAATTTGGCTTCAAGCGCGAACGTTACGACGTGGTCTCCGAAAACCGAGCCGCCGGCAATTTGCGGAATCTGCGCCCTTACAGACAGCAGTCACGTAGGGAGATCGCTGAGTGCAAGGTCCCCTTACGTTATGACCAGCCTGTGGAAGCCTTCAATGATGAACGACGAAGCACGGCAAGGAACTCACCATGAACATCACTTGCGGTATGGACAGCGATTGTCCTCCCCTGCGCCGGGCACGATGCGCCCGTCTCACCGTTCGAGTCCGGGCATTCTGGTCTTTTCGCACAGGCGGCACTTGCTGCACGTGAATCGCGCGGCTTTGGACCTGCTGGGCCGCCTCGAACAGACGGAGACCGGACTAGCCACTCTGACGTTCACGAGGCTGGTCAGCGAGCTTCGCGTTCAAATCCAAGATACCCTCGACAACCGCAGAGACGCCAACGTCCGGGATCTCGTTGAATTGAAGCGCGTCATAGTGGAATCGGGGCGAAAGATCCTCCTTCGTGGATTCGGGCTGCCTGATCGGAATTCAAGCAACCTCTCGCGAGTTATCATTGTCCTCGAGGAGGTCAGTCTCCAGCAGGCGCAAGCGAAGGTTCAATCCGCTCATGGGGAGGGCGCCGCCCAGGAGCATGTCCCCGTGAACAGGTATAAATGAAACGCATTTCCAAAGTAGTAATTCATGGCCACCAAGTGGCCACCCTGGAGCATGAAAATGCGGGTGGCACCGACCTGGGCGCCTGTCCGCGCGCAGCGGGGTCCCTACACCGGGCGGGGTGCGAGCTTGCACCCGTTGCAATCGGAAAAGAGCAACGGGTACCCGACTGGTCGGTGACAGGACCCGCATTTTCATACCAGTCCTAATAAGGCTCTTTGATGTCTTGCTGATCATCAGACTAGATGGAACACGCGAGAAGCGCCATTCCGTCGAACACTATCCCCGGTCTGCCGAACAGGCAGACCATCGAGCATCGCTTTTTGTGCAACTCGGAAGGCTATGAACAGTGCGGAGGGGCCGGGCCGAGTGCTTTTCCCGCCAACGGCCTCCGCGGACAACCGTCTCTCACACGCCCCTCCGCCACTTCATCGAGGAAGCTGAACGATCAACCGTCCGTGCCATGAGGATCAGCCTTGCGATTGCCCTGCACGACCGGTTTCCCCTTCAGTGTCATGGGGTTAGGTCGAGCAGTCAGATCGCGTTGGTCCGGCCAAAATTCTTCAGAACTGAGCAATTCTGACCAGCTACGTTCCCTCGAGCAGCCTAGTATAGTTCTACGCAGGATGACTCTGTTCTACGCTGATTTGATCATTGCAGAAGTCGAGATTCGACCGAAGTAGGAACGTCTAACGTCCGCTGCACAGGACAGAACGGGAGAAGACGTCATGGCATGCGCACGATGCGGCGGGTTGGTGGTCGAGAACTGGTGGGACCTCGTCGGCGATGCCAGTCAGAAGTGGCTCCAGGGAACGAGGTGCGTGAACTGCGGGGCCATCGATGACCTTGTGATCCTGGCGAATCGTCTACGGCCGCATCCGGCTCGAATTATCGCTCCCCGCGGCGCAACCGGCATGGGAAAGGCGCCTGTCCCTTCGTTTCGCGGAAGGCCCAATAAAGTCCCTTTCTGAAGCGAAGTAACCTGGAGGTCGGCATGTACCTTCCGTTGGCGGTCGGACTCGCAACGCTCGTCGTGCTCTTGCTCATGACGATCAAGATCGTCCCGGAGTATCAGCGCATTGTCATTCTCCGGCTCGGCAAAGTCCTCCCAAGGGCGATGGGGCCGGGCCTGGTGCTGATCATTCCGTTGATCGATCGGCCCATTCGCGTAGACCTTCGAGAAACGTATCTCATCGTCCCCCACCAGACCTGCATTACGAAAGACAACGCCCCGATTTCCATCGACTTCCTGATCTATTCGAAAGTCCTGGATCCCATCGCCAGCGTGGTGCAGGTCCAGGACTTTGCGGGGGCCTCTCAAGGGATCGCCACGACGACGCTCCGGGCCGTCGTGGGCGATATTCCGCTCGATGATGTGTTGGCCAAGCGCGAACAGATCAACCATCTGTTGCAGGCCAGAATGGACGAAGTCACGCAACGCTGGGGAGTGAAAATTACAACCGTCGAGATCCGGGAGATCACACCCCCCAAAGAGGTTCAGGAGGCCATGACCCGCCAGATGTCGGCCGAGCGCAGCCGGCGGGCCACGGTGACCGAGGCGGAAGGGACGAAACAGGCGGCCGTGACCGTGGCTGAAGGCGAAAAGCAGTCGGTGATTCTAAAAGCCGAAGGGGATAAACAGGCCGCGATCCTGCGCGCAGAAGGCTTCGCTCTCGTCCTCGGCAAGATTTTCGACGTGGCCAAGGGGATCGATTCCAAAACCATGACGTTGCAATATCTGGACACGTTAAAGGTCATGGGCGCCGGCCCCTCCACGACATTCATCGTTCCAATGGAGCTCAGCTCGTTCCTGGCAGGCGCCTTGAAAGATGGAAAGAGAGCGATCAGCAACAGTGACGCCGTCGTCGGATCATGATTTCACAGCATCCGGATCAGTTTGTCTTCGATCTCATGACCCTGCCGCGGTCGGCGTCCTGACGACCGAGGAGCCGCGATATCGGAGGTTTCAGAACGGAGGCCTGGTCATGAAACAGGAGTCCACCCTTACTGCTCGGATTCTCGAAGCGGTGCACAAGAGGCTTGGTTGTCGGATCGAAGAGTTGGTCTCTCTTTTCCCGGACCACACGTGGAATCAGGTCTTCCGCGAAGTGAATCGTCTGAGCCGGAACCGCCAATTGCGTCTGATGTTAGATGGTCGAGGGGTTTTCACTGTCAGGAGACCTGACGAGGTCATGGCTTTGCAATCTTTAGCCGGCTTGCAGGGCACACAGTTGAAGCTTACTTCATGCCGTCGCAAGAGATTCACGACGTTTCAGCCGCGCTGACTGCCTCATCCCTCGCGCGGCCCGATGACGCTGTCGCGCGACCGATTTCCCGGTCTCCGTCGCCTGCTACGCCGGACTGTCTCTGAAGCACGCCGTTCTTGGGGGTACACACCAAGAGCGCCGTCTCTTGTTTCCGTCAGTCTCGCTCGGACAGGGAAGACTTCCCGGTGACGTATCGGGATCGCCCCTGACCCAGCGCGTCGTCGTGTTCGCAACGAAAGGAGTGCAGGCCATGAAACTCTATACGATGGTGTTCACAGGACTCGTGGTAGCGGGGAGTGTTTCCCTTGCCTTCGCAAATCCGGCGATGCTCCCCAAACATCCCGGGTATCCCGCAGGAGGAGAGTTTGCCAACGACACGGGGCAGCAGAACCTGACGCATTCACAATCCCTTCTGGATGCCGCGGTGTCAGAGGATGCGCATACGACCCAGAAACTGGTGGACCCGAATAATGCCAGGCTGCTGAAGCCGCAGGGAGCCGGCCAACTGCCGGCAGTTGAGGGGCCCAATATCAAGATTGAGCCGCCGGTCACTGAGGCGACTCGCATGCCCAAGCCGTAGCGTACTGTTCACGCGAGAAGGGCCCGGTGAAGCGGGTCAGTTCCCGACAAGTCCCGCGTGTCACCGGACATGTGCCTACGACGAACCGGCTCACCCCCGAGCCTTATATCCTAAGGGAGGAAAGAGCAATGACTACCTATCTGTTCATGAGGCGTACCGTTATTCTCACATCGCTCACGCTGATTGCATCGCTGTCCGCACTGGCTGCACAGCCGGGGGATCAACCTTCGCGCGGAGCTACACTTCCTGCTTCGACGGAAGCGATGAGTGCCGTGGCGGCGGGCGCGGCCGAGGACACGCTCAAAGCCTGTCTGGCCAGAATTCCCCAGGACGCCAGTATCGGTCAGCGTATGATCGCTGAAACGAGCTGCCAGCGGGAGGAGATGGACAGGAAAGTGATCCAAGCTGTGCCTAACACTGAATACGCATCTCAGTGAAAAGGAGGAGTTGGAGAGACGCGATACATCACAAACCCTGAGTCCGCGGCTTTGCCCGATCTGCGCCCATGCAATGTTGAGTGCAAAAAGAGCGGCAAGGGACAGCCAGATTTGATCGTTGAGAGGGAGTGGTCTGCAGCCTGCGCCGGCGTCACAGTGAGAAAGGAACACGTGGTGCTGGAGGCGCTCTGTAAATTGACGTGAGCCCCGTCAGGGGGCCGTGATACGCGAGGAGAGGACGGTGGATCTTATCCGACCAGCACGGCCATATCTCGGTTCGTCGGGAGTTCACAGACGCGACGGCTCCTGTTGGTGGATCCCTAGCCCAAAAACAATCCCTACCATCTGACCGCGCCGGAACGGCGCGCGGTCTGGTTTCCGAAGCTGAGCCTGCCGGT
Coding sequences within:
- a CDS encoding RNA-binding protein; translated protein: MGSKLYVGGLPYAATEPQLHDLFAQHGTVESARVITDKFTGQSRGFGFVEMSTAEEANAAIAALNGSQLDGRTLTVNEAKPQESRSGGGRFSSGRSGEHRNRNRF
- a CDS encoding fatty acid desaturase — translated: MTSLSLSTKPLPRPWNYGTAFLFSLVSLGALIGVPVFAYLYDYTWVDWTMFGLLYVVTGLGITVGYHRMAAHRSFDCPNWVKAGLLIAGGWALENSALKWASDHIRHHAHCDREADPYNAQRGFWYSHCGWLFFDDPYADDKYASRLRQDRVVLWQHRYYLPIVLSGLALTFLVGFLYNGWVGGMGCFLLAGVGRTFAVLNSTFCINSICHLWGNQPHGQSDSSRDSWWISLLTFGEGYHNYHHTYQSDYRNGPRWYNFDPSKWVIFTLSLLGLATSLRRASAETN
- a CDS encoding Crp/Fnr family transcriptional regulator, with amino-acid sequence MAPKHPRPFNPKTFLTRVGSGKTILQCRKKQIIFSQGDAADSVFYIQEGKVKLTAVSQQGKEAVIALLERGNFFGEPCLVGQPVRLTTATALETSTIVRIEKPAMIRMLHDEPAFSELFMSYLLSHNIRIQEDLVDQLFNSAEKRLARVLLLLAHFGKEGKPEPVIAKISQETLAEMIGTTRSRVSFFMNKFRKLGFIDYNGGLHVHSSLLNIVLHD
- a CDS encoding SPFH domain-containing protein; this translates as MYLPLAVGLATLVVLLLMTIKIVPEYQRIVILRLGKVLPRAMGPGLVLIIPLIDRPIRVDLRETYLIVPHQTCITKDNAPISIDFLIYSKVLDPIASVVQVQDFAGASQGIATTTLRAVVGDIPLDDVLAKREQINHLLQARMDEVTQRWGVKITTVEIREITPPKEVQEAMTRQMSAERSRRATVTEAEGTKQAAVTVAEGEKQSVILKAEGDKQAAILRAEGFALVLGKIFDVAKGIDSKTMTLQYLDTLKVMGAGPSTTFIVPMELSSFLAGALKDGKRAISNSDAVVGS